The Rhodococcus sp. ABRD24 genome contains the following window.
GGCCTGCGCGAGCGCCGGGGCGTCGTTGGTGCCGTCACCGGTCATCGCGACCAGCCGACCGCCCTCTTGCTCGGCGCGGATCCGCGCCAGCTTGTCCTCCGGGGTGGCCTCGGCCATGAACTCGTCGACCCCGGCCTCAGCCGCGATCGCCCGGGCGGTCAGCGGGTTGTCACCAGTCACCATGACGGTGCGGATGCCCATCGCACGCAGCTCGGCGAACCGGTCTGCGATCCCGGGCTTCACGACGTCGGTGAGTGCAATCACACCGAGCACCGTCGCCGTGCCGTGTTCGGCGACCGCGACGACCAACGGCGTGCCACCCTGATTGGACACCTTCTCGACGGAAGCGATGACCTCGGGGTCGACGTTCGCGCCGAATCCCCGAACCCAGGCCATCACCGCGTCGCCCGCACCCTTGCGGATCTGCCGCGACCCGGCCTCGCTGACGAGGTCCAGTCCACTCATCCGCGTCTGTGCGGTGAACGGGACGAACTCGGCCGCACGTTCGTTCGCCGACGGCTCGGTGTCGAGTCCGAACTCCTCGGCACACAGCTCGACGATGCTGCGACCCTCGGGGGTTCCGTCGGCGAGGCTCGAAAGCCGGGCCGCCGCAGCAAGTTCGATCGACGTCCGTCCGGGCGCCGGGTACAGCGCCGTCGCGCGACGGTTGCCGAACGTGATGGTTCCGGTCTTGTCCATCAGCAGCGTATCGATGTCACCGGCCGCCTCGACCGCACGACCCGACATCGCCAGCACGTTGCGCTGTACCAGCCGGTCCATACCGGCGATACCGATCGCCGAGAGCAGAGCACCGATCGTGGTGGGGATGAGGCACACGAGCAGCGCGATCAGCTTGATCGGATCCTGCGCCTGGCCCGCGTACTGACCCATCGGCCCGATCGCGACAACCGCGAGCAGGAAGATGATCGTCAGCGACGCCAGCAGGATGTTCAGCGCGATCTCGTTGGGCGTCTTCTTACGCTCGGCACCCTCGACCAGTGCGATCATCCGGTCCACGAACGACTGTCCCGGAGCGCACGTGATCTGCACGATGATGCGATCCGAGAGCACGGTCGTGCCACCGGTCACCGCACACCGGTCACCGCCGGACTCGCGTACCACGGGAGCCGACTCACCGGTGATCGCGGATTCGTCGACAGTGGCGATGCCCTCGATGACGTCACCGTCACCCGGAATCACCTGACCGGCCTCCACCACCACGGTGTCGCCGACCACGAGCTGCGTCGCCGAGACCTCGTCGATGGCACCGGAGGCACTGAGCCGCCGGGCAATCGTGTCCTGCTTGACCTTTCGCAGGCTCGCGGCCTGCGCCTTGCCGCGCCCCTCGGCGACAGACTCGGCCAGGTTCGCGAACAGCACGGTGAACCACAGCCAGGCCGCGATCAGCCAGGAGAAGACCGACGGGTCCGCGAGCGCCATGATCGTGGTCACCACGGACCCGACCAGGACCACGAACATCACCGGGTTACGTGCCTGGTGACGCGGATCCAGCTTGCGTACCGCGGCGGGCAGCGACGTCACCAGCTGACGGGGACTGAAAAGTCCCGCCGCAACCGGTGAATGCCCGTGTCCGGGGTCACCATCGCCGGTGGGTACCGGCTCGGAGAGGTGATCCTTCGACTTCACAGTCATTTCAGTCCGCAGACTCATTGCAAGGCCTCCGAGATCGGCCCGAGTGCCAGGGCCGGGAAGAAGGTGAGGGCTGCGACCAGCACGATGGTGCCGGTGAGCAGGCCCACGAACATGGGACCGGTCGAGGGCAGCGTGCCCGCACCGGCGGGCGTCTTACGCTGCGCCGACAACGATCCGGCAAGCGCGAGCACGAACACGATCGGCAGGAAACGCCCGAGCAGCATGCACACGCCGAGCGACGATTGGAACCAGTCGCTGGTGACGGTGAGGCCACCGAAGGCACTGCCGTTGTTGTTCGACGCCGAGGTGAACGCGTACAGCACCTCGGTAAAGCCGTGGATCGATCCGGGGGTACCGGGATCGCCACTGTTGCCGAGGTATCCACCGGTCGACGAGAGAATCACCGTGATGCCGGTGCCGATCAGCACCAGCGACGGCATCACGAGCACGGACAGCGCTGCCAGCGTGATTTCCCGGCGACCGAGCTTCTTGCCCAGGTATTCCGGGGTGCGGCCGACGAGCAGGCCGCCGACGAACACCGCGATCAGCGCGAGCACGAGGATGCCGTACAAGCCGGTTCCGACGCCGCCGGGCGCGATCTCGCCGAGGAGCATGTTCAGCAGAACAGTGCCACCGCCGAGCGGCGACATGCTGTCATGCGCGGAGTTCACCGCACCGGTACTGGTTCCGGTGGTCGTCACTGCGAACAGCGCCGAGCCCGGGATCCCGAAGCGAACTTCCTTGCCCTCCATCATCGAACCGGCTGCGGTCGCGGCGACGCCGCGCGCCCCGGACTCGGCCGCCAGCGTCACGGCGAGCAGGCCGAAGTACAGCGTCGACATGACTGCCAGCAACGTCAGGCCCTGCCGGCGATCGCCGACCATGGTGCCGAAGGTACGGGTCAGAGAGACCGGGATGAGCAGGATCGCGAGGATCTCGACGATGTTGGTGATCGGGGTGGGGTTCTCGAACGGGTGCGCCGAGTTGGCGGCGAGAATGCCACCGCCGTTGGTGCCCAGCTCCTTGATCGCTTCCTGGGATGCGACCGGCGCGAGCGCATTGGTGACGCTGTTTCCGTCGAGCCCGGTCGATGCGAATCCGGTCTGGAAGGACTGGATCGTGCCCTG
Protein-coding sequences here:
- the kdpB gene encoding potassium-transporting ATPase subunit KdpB, which codes for MSLRTEMTVKSKDHLSEPVPTGDGDPGHGHSPVAAGLFSPRQLVTSLPAAVRKLDPRHQARNPVMFVVLVGSVVTTIMALADPSVFSWLIAAWLWFTVLFANLAESVAEGRGKAQAASLRKVKQDTIARRLSASGAIDEVSATQLVVGDTVVVEAGQVIPGDGDVIEGIATVDESAITGESAPVVRESGGDRCAVTGGTTVLSDRIIVQITCAPGQSFVDRMIALVEGAERKKTPNEIALNILLASLTIIFLLAVVAIGPMGQYAGQAQDPIKLIALLVCLIPTTIGALLSAIGIAGMDRLVQRNVLAMSGRAVEAAGDIDTLLMDKTGTITFGNRRATALYPAPGRTSIELAAAARLSSLADGTPEGRSIVELCAEEFGLDTEPSANERAAEFVPFTAQTRMSGLDLVSEAGSRQIRKGAGDAVMAWVRGFGANVDPEVIASVEKVSNQGGTPLVVAVAEHGTATVLGVIALTDVVKPGIADRFAELRAMGIRTVMVTGDNPLTARAIAAEAGVDEFMAEATPEDKLARIRAEQEGGRLVAMTGDGTNDAPALAQADVGVAMNTGTSAAKEAGNMVDLDSDPTKLIEVVEIGKQLLITRGALTTFSLANDLAKYFAILPALFSAIYPQLAALNIMGLATPQSAILSAVIFNALVIVGLIPLALRGVRYRPAAASKLLGRNLLIYGVGGVITPFIGIWLIDLVVRLIPGIG
- the kdpA gene encoding potassium-transporting ATPase subunit KdpA, producing MNPALAAGLQIALVVAVLAILYVPVGDYMAKVYATDTDLRSGDLRIESLLYRLCRINSRTEQTWYGYAGSLLGFSAASMVFLYFLQRIQGVLPLSNGLEGVSPAVAFNTAASFVANTNWQSYVPETTMGHITQAAGLAVQNFVSAAVGMSVAAALIRGFVRVSRGGEIGNFWVDLTRGSLRILLPFAFVIALILLSQGTIQSFQTGFASTGLDGNSVTNALAPVASQEAIKELGTNGGGILAANSAHPFENPTPITNIVEILAILLIPVSLTRTFGTMVGDRRQGLTLLAVMSTLYFGLLAVTLAAESGARGVAATAAGSMMEGKEVRFGIPGSALFAVTTTGTSTGAVNSAHDSMSPLGGGTVLLNMLLGEIAPGGVGTGLYGILVLALIAVFVGGLLVGRTPEYLGKKLGRREITLAALSVLVMPSLVLIGTGITVILSSTGGYLGNSGDPGTPGSIHGFTEVLYAFTSASNNNGSAFGGLTVTSDWFQSSLGVCMLLGRFLPIVFVLALAGSLSAQRKTPAGAGTLPSTGPMFVGLLTGTIVLVAALTFFPALALGPISEALQ